The proteins below come from a single Leptidea sinapis chromosome 20, ilLepSina1.1, whole genome shotgun sequence genomic window:
- the LOC126970153 gene encoding zinc finger protein rotund isoform X6, translated as MTRDKKVTALHRRRYLKMAAKSRRKRSRRKDVEGKRRYLIHPKPNLVMGSQGVLLTPLNGVFGSKADLQLHTQIHLREAKPYRCTQCPKAFANSSYLAQHSRIHLGIKPYRCEICQRKFTQLSHLQQHIRTHTGDKPYRCTQIGCTKAFSQLSNLQSHSRCHQTDKPFKCNSCYKCFTHEKDLLEHIPKHKESKHLKTHICQYCGKSYTQETYLSKHMNKHAERADKRPPISALGLSGLNRSLAAAAPTAAPFADHHPYWPKVSPDSAAHMSDDGGYHQQRENEDHHEQHLQQQRALFAQHDSQEDRIQPAVSSAANSAFTPINSMAPHLNGLSHHSALPTRPYLYDPLHFQQSKQQPNSFPNQLISLHQIRNYAHQPSLLPAEHILPHALSHKDKQ; from the exons GTCGAGGAGGAAAGATGTGGAAGGAAAAAGACGATATCTGATCCATCCGAAACCGAATCTGGTTATGGGATCCCAAGGAGTGCTACTAACCCCACTGAATGGG GTTTTCGGCTCCAAAGCAGATTTGCAGCTTCATACGCAGATACATCTCCGAGAAGCGAAGCCGTATCGTTGCACCCAGTGTCCAAAAGCGTTTGCCAACTCTTCGTACCTTGCCCAACATTCTCGCATTCATCTTGGTATCAAGCCGTACCGCTGTGAGATATGCCAGCGCAAGTTCACTCAGCTCTCACATCTTCAACAGCACATCCGCACCCACACAGGTGACAAGCCTTACCGGTGCACCCAGATCGGCTGCACCAAAGCCTTCTCCCAACTCTCCAACCTACAAAGTCACAGCCGTTGCCACCAAACCGACAAACCCTTCAAATGCAACTCGTGTTACAAATGCTTCACACACGAGAAAGACCTCCTCGAACACATTCCTAAACATAAAGAATCAAAGCATTTAAAGACTCATATTTGTCAGTACTGTGGCAAGAGTTACACGCAAGAGACTTACTTAAGTAAGCATATGAATAAGCACGCCGAGAGGGCTGATAAGCGGCCACCGATTTCTGCTTTGGGTTTGAGCGGGCTCAATAGATCCTTAGCAGCTGCTGCGCCAACTGCAGCTCCGTTTGCTGATCACCATCCGTACTGGCCAAAAGTGAGCCCAGACTCAGCAGCGCACATGTCTGACGATGGAGGTTACCACCAGCAGCGTGAAAACGAAGACCATCACGAGCAACATTTGCAGCAACAAAGAGCACTTTTTGCCCAACATGATAGCCAAGAAGACCGGATTCAGCCCGCAGTTTCTTCAGCAGCAAACTCGGCATTCACGCCAATCAACTCGATGGCTCCTCATTTGAATGGTTTGTCACATCACAGTGCTTTACCGACACGACCATATCTCTACGATCCTCTTCACTTTCAGCAAAGCAAGCAACAGCCTAACTCATTCCCCAATCAGTTGATATCATTGCATCAGATTCGAAATTACGCACACCAGCCGTCGCTTCTTCCCGCTGAACATATTCTCCCTCATGCGCTTTCACACAAAGACAAACAGTAA